The DNA region GGTGAACCTACTCACAAAAAGAGGAAACAAGAGGTACTACGACAAAAAGAATACCTCCAAATTCTCTCCTAGTAATGATCCTGATCCTTTAGATCTAGAGTTGGAAGGTGGCGCTTGGTTTTATCTTGATAATGCCTGGCGCTAAACATATGTCTAATAAAACGAAGCTTAAAGTTCATTCTGTAATTTTATTTAATGACATGAACTAATACAAAGATGTATTCAGCCTGATTTTAAAGTTATCTGATCAAATATTTAAGGATTATTCCCTAAACTTAAAGAACATTGAGCTAGAAGTTAACGAAAAAAAGAACAATCAAAATCAAATATATGAATTTTTAGATTTGTAGGTTTAAAAGGAGTACAAAAATGAAGAAGTATTTTTCACTGGTAGAAATGATGGCAGTTCTTGCGATAGTTGCAATCTTAACCTCATTGCTTGTTCCCGCTCTGCGCAAGGCAAGACGTGCAGCGCGAGACCTCTCGTGTTTAAATAATCTGAACCAACAAGGTCAGATTTACCATATTTTTGCAATAGATAATGATAACAAATTCCCCTTAGAATATGCTGAATCAAGAAGAAATAGTAATATTATAAGAAAAGGTGGATACGGCTCTGACTGGGGGAGATATAGAAATCAAGGTTTAATACACCAAGAGGGATATGATTTTCCAATAGAGACTTTGGCATGCCCCACCTTTGATGAATCGGGTATACTTGCTGATGATTCGAGTGCCATGAAAGATAAAGATAAAATGGTTATAACTGGCGTAAACAGAGATAACTTAGATACTCTCCCCGATCATGAACAAACAAAAATCCATTACAGTGTTAGACCCGTAGATTTAAGTGATAGCATTAAAAGATTCACACCCATGAGACTCTTCAATGGGCATGGCTTGATTAGCTGCGGTCTTTACCCACTAAGAAGAGGTTTTATGTTTCATGATCTTAGAGGTACTAATGCAGTTTATGGCGATGGGAGTGCCAGATTTGTGAAAAATACAAATGGCTGGTTAACGGCTTTAACTGAAAATAGTGATGACGCTCACAAAGATAAACGTTATTATAATCGCATTAACGTAAACGGGAAATATTACCCTAATAACGTCAAAAAAGATAATACTGCTAATGAAAACACCCAGACGAATTTAGACTTAGATGGTGGTGTTTGGTTTTTCATCGATTCAGCTCATTAAACTATACAGAAAATCTCATTTAATAAACATTGAATCGTTATCTGTAACGAAATTAAAAATACTTTGTCAAAATCACTAAGATAATAACATAAGTAAATAAGCGGAAAACATGATAAAGTTTCATTGTCAAAGTTGTCAACAAAAACTAAGTGCCCCGGAAGAATTCTCTGGCACTGATGTGCAGTGTCCATCTTGTCATTATCTAAATACAATTCCGGAAGTCGTCGAGACCTGTGAAACGATCACTTTTAAATTCCTATGTCACTCTTGTGACCAAAAACTAAGTATTGATACTGAACTCATTGGAACTTACATAAATTGCCCAGCTTGTTCAAGTACGATTTCTGTGCCAGATAATAATTCTTTTGAAGAGGATCTAAATAACACTCGAGTAGATGCTGAACATTCTACAAAAAGCCCAAGACCATCGAGACATAAAACGATCCGAGCTCAAAAGCTTAAAAAACAAACAAAAAGTTCCAGTAGAAAAGCCAAACACACTCGTATCAAAGCAAAGAAAAAAAGCTCAAAAGCTCCTGTTATCTCAATATTATTTATTTTAATAACTATTGGAGTTATTATTGGCTTTCAGAACTTATCAAATGAAGAAAAGCAAGTGTCTGTAGCAAATGGCTCACACTCATCATTAGATAAAGAAATTACTGCCTCCCAAAAAACCACACATGGACTAAGATCCCAAGATATACGAGCCTTAGAAAAAAAGGTACAGGGACTCAAACCCTTTTTGACAAAATATTGCTTTGAATGTCATAATGAGGAAAAAGAGAAAGGTGGAATTCGCTTAGATAACATAGATTACAAATTTAATGATTCCGCTTCTGTTCATATGTGGCAGGATGTTCTGGATGTTCTAAATATCGAAGAAATGCCTCCCGAAGACAAAGCTCAACCATCCGCTGATGAACTGACTGATTTTATTGGAGACATCGCTCAGAATATTAAATTAGCACACAAGAGATTAGCGGCGACTGGCGGAAAAATTTCAATGCGCTATCTGACCAAAAGAGAATACCTTAGCAGTGTGACAGATCTTTTCGGCGTTGACATTCCAGAAGATTTTTTACCAGACGAAGTAAGTCCTGAATTTGATACCATTGGCTCCGATCAGTATTTCTCTTTAAAGCAGTATGAGCAATTCTATAAAGCTGGCAGAAAAGTGGTCGAAACAAATATTATCGATATAACGGCCCCTTTTGACTCCAATACCATACGGTATGATCCTGAAATACTGCCCGCGAAAAAAGCAAAAGAATATTACCTAAGGATGAAAGCCGTTAAGAAGTTAATCGAAGCTAATGCCCCGCTTTCTGAAATAACTAAGGTTGATCCCCATATCGCTGATCAAGGCCAGCTTGAAATATTTAAAAGGCGATACAACGGGAAATTGGCAAAAGCAATAAAAAAGTATAACCAAACTAATATACCAGGTGTTGCCGAAAACGTTATATATAAAAAGACCTTAAGGCCAAATAGCCTCTATAAAGTAACTGTTACTGCTCTAAGCTTTTCAGAAAAGAAAAAAGGGAAGAAAGAGAAAACAGCAGTAGCCTATATTAATCATGAGCGTACGACATTAAATTTCGATTCCAAGTCCGGCACAATGACTTCGTCTGAAGCAAGCTTCAAAACGGGATTATTTGATTCTAACGTACTTATTCGAATCAAAGGCCATGAAGACGATATTTACGATTACCTTTCCTTGACGGGGCCATTTAAACTTAAAGAAAAGAAGATGACTTTCTTTAAATCCTTAGTCAGTCCGATCACTAAAAAAAGCAATGCCAGTGAAAGTGAAATTGCGGAATTGTTGACAAAATTTGCCGAAAGAGCTTTTCGTTACCAAGGAGTAGACAAAGATTATATTACTGCATTACTCAAGTTGTATCGACTGGAAAGAGAAAATGGTAAAGACATTGGCAACTCTTTGATTGAGCCTCTTACAGCAATCCTTACGGCACCGGCATTTTTATATATTAAAGAGAAAAATGATGGCAAGAGAAATAAGTTAACTCAGAGCGAATTTGCAATTCGCATGGCCTATTTCTTATGGCGCGCGCCACCGGATAAAGAACTCTATGAACTGGCAGAATCAAATAAATTATTTGCCCAAGGTGTCTTAAGAAATCAGTTTGAACGAATGCTATCATCTAATAAAGCTGATCATTTTTTAGTTGATTTTATAAATCAATGGTCGGATATAGAGCGCTTTGACGAAATTGATATTCCTGGTGACTTGGGTAAGGGCGGATTCCCTTATTCAGCACGTCGTGAAATTGGCGAATTTTTCAAAGTTTTAGTTAGAGAAAACCTGCCTGTGGATAATATGATTGCATCAGACTTTGTGGTAGCTGATCATCGGCTGTCTGGTCACTATGGTTTCAAGAAAAAAAGTTTTAAGGGCTTCAAGAAATTTAAATTGCCAGACCTAAACTCTGAATCCTCCGTTGGTCCTCGTGGTGGAATGTTGACTCAATTTGCCTTTCTCATAATGGGTACTAATGACAGTCGTACTTCTCCCACCATTCGTGGAACACTCATTAGGGAGAAGTTTCTTTTTGACGAACCTCCACCTCCACCTCCTAATGTTCCTGCTATTGAGCCTCCTAAGGGAGCTAAACTGACTGTGAGACAGTTGGTAGACCGTCATATGAGCATTCCTCAGTGTGCCTCCTGCCACAAAAAAATAGACCCCATTGGTTTGGGTCTAGAAAACTTTGACTACCTTGGACAATGGCGAACAGAAGAACTTATCAAAGCCGAACCGGTAAACAACACTAGAAAAGGGAAAGCCAAGACAAAAACAACACCTCCTGAAACAGTACCCGTACTCGCGAACGGTCATTTAGACGGAGAGTCATTCAAAGATTTTAAAGGATTGCAGAGAGTCCTTTTAAAGCATAAAGACAAACTCGCCATGTCTATTTTTGAGTCAATGATGTCCTATGGTATTGGCCGAAAAATTGAGTTTGTTGATGATGCGGAGATTCAAGAGATTTTAAGCAAAATGAAAAAGAAAAATTATCCACTTAAAGAGATGGTTTTTGAAATTCTCTCTTCACAAATGTTTGCCACTAAATAATATATTGAGATAAATAATGAGCCTAATAACAAACACATATTCACGCCGATCTTTTTTAAAGTCAGCTTCTGCCTGCCTGGCTTTACCCTATCTCGAAACATTTGCCTCCACTGGTTCTAAAGCAACTAAAGGGCCAATAAAGAGAATGCTTTTCCTATCGCAAGGTTATGGTTTTCTTCCCTCTTTTTACCCTAAGGAAAGCGGTAAATTTTCTAAAATAGGTTTGACCGAAGGACTGTCGCCTCTCAAGAGGCATAAAGATGACATTACCCTGTTAGGAAATTTACTTAATGTGGGAGCCGCAGGACCACATGCCGGTAGTCTGACCTTTCTAACTGGCGCCCCCCAAAGTAATAAGTTCAAAAATACGATTTCCTGTGATCAGGTTGCTGCTGAACATTTGTGCAAGAACAACAGATACGCCCACTTAACTTTGAGTACAAAAGAAAATAGCGGCCATGGTGGTTGCTTATCATTGGCCTGGAATAAGCAGGGCAGCCCAATCCCCGGTTTAAATACTTCTTTAGAACTTTATAAAAAGCTTTTTTCAGCAGATGAATCACCGGAACAGGTGAGAAGGAGAATTCAGACGCGAAGAAGTGTACTCGATAGTTTAAAAGTAAACGCTAAGTCTATATCTCACCAGATTGCCAGAACAGACCTTGAAAAGCTCGATGAGTATTACCAAACCATTCGACAGGTTGAGTTGGGATTGGAAAGGCAAATTAAATGGGCTAATACCCCCAAACCAAAGTCGCCGTTTGGCCATCACCCAAATTATATAGATGGAGAGGCTGAGGTTAAACTGATGTTTGACATGATTGCCCTCGCCTTCCAGACCGACCAAACACGCGTGGCAACTTACATGATGCCTTCCCAGTCGGTTCTCAGCAGTATGGGCATCACGACTCTGGTACATGCTTTGTCTCACTACAACGTTTCCGAGGAAAGAAAGCAGCAAGCGGGCCTTCGCGACAAAAAATGCACTGAGCTTTTTGCCTATCTATTGGATCGGTTGAAAGGAACTAAGGACCCTGATGGCAGGAGTGTTTACGACAGTTGCATTGTCAGTTATGGAACTAACATTAAGTCTGCTCATGGGATTAAAGGTTTTCCCTTATTTCTATCGGGAGGCGGCATTAAAAATCTTCGTCTTGGGGAAAGTATTAAACTTCCGAAAAATACGCCTTTGCAAAATGTCTGGCTCACACTTCTTCAAGAGACTGGAATTGATATCGATACTTTCAGTCACAGTACAGGACGATTAGATCAACTAATCAGCTAACTTTTAGAGTCACTTTTTTGTAACTTATAAACCTTAGAGCTTACTAAATGAAAATGAGAACTTTTTTTATATTACTAATGTTACTAATCCATTCGGCATGGGCAAGTGATAAAAGCAGTCATACTAATTTCATCATCATTTTTTTAGATGATGCAGGATGGGAAGATTTTCAACCTTTTGGGAAAGATCATTATCTCACTCCTAAAGTCAAACAACTTGCAGATGAGGGCGGAGTTTATTCCCAATTCTATGTACCTCAAGCCGTTTGTTCTTCATCCAGAGCTGCATTGCTTAGCGGTTCATATCCAGGAAGAAACAAAGTCTTTGGTGCTCATGGCCCCAATGGCAAAGGCTTGCCAACTCAATTTGCGACCATCGCAGAACAAAATCGATGGTAAAACTAAAAAACCACATGATTATGATTTCTCAACAGAGAAATCGCTTGAAGCAATTATGACTAGCCTTGGACGCTGGAAACTCCATATCACCCCATCGCTACCGCCATATCGACCCTGTGGGTAAAGATGGTTACGACGTAAAATACATTCGTAAAAAGCAGAAACTCGTCCTCTACGATTTAGTCAATGACCCAAAAGAATCGACTAACCTGATTTCTAATCATCCTGAATTAGTAGATAAACTTAAAAAACCCGCTTTAAAGTATCAAAAAGAATTTCATTAGAAAATTTATTTAAATTCGCTTCCATGAGAGATAATATAAATAACTAAATTAAAATTTTCTTATCAGTCTTTTCAATTTTTTTTACATCGTCTTCGACTTCTTTAGTTTTTTTGCTGTCTAAATCTTTGTTCTTTTCATTATTTTTAGAATCAATTTCAACTTCTGATTCGGCAACTTTTATAGATGATTTTTTAGATGTTTTTTTATCAGAAATATTAGAATCTACTGCGACATTGTTTATAATTATTTCTTTAATTGAAACGAGTTGAGTGTCCTCTCTAGGAGAAATAAAAACATGTATTCGTCTCGTTTTTACATTAAATTCAGTTAAGTCAAAATTATCTGGTGAAGAGTCATTTTTTTCCAGATATCTTGGCCCAGATAATTTTTTACGCCCATTTGTTTTAAATTTAACTTCTAAGTCCTTAGGTACAGCATTCCCCCATATAATAGTCATGGATTCCAAATCTACAGCATTTGATAACTGGAGTACTAATTCAATTTTATAATCGCATTTCTTTTCCCAATGCGTCTCCAGGTCTCCATCTATTACTGGTGCTATGTTTTCCTCCCAACTTTTTTTCTTAGCAGGTGAAGCGACTGCAGAAGCTACTTCAACCGAATAAATATTAGAAGTTAAAAGGAAAATAATTAAGCAAAACATTTTTTTCATAAATCCACCACTATTTCAATAAATTAGTTACCATGATATACGACAAAAATTTAGCCTCCGTGTTACAAAATATAATAACTGAATTGTAGAGCTTAGCGAGAATACAACAGAAATGATCAAATTGAGCATTTTTTTAGTCAAATCGTTTCAAAACTCATAACATATTAAAAATGAACTTGTCTATAATTACAAATAAACGAACATTGGAGTCACTTTTATGAAATTATTTTTAAGTCTATCACTCATTTTTGTAAGTATTCTTACTGCATCAGAAAAACCAACAGATGCTATTCAACTAATTGGTCAAGATGGAACTGTAGATCTCGTTAACGAAAAAAATCCAGAAGGCCCACTCGGCTGGGTATTTAAAGATGGTATATTAACAGTTGGCAAAGGACATATTATTACAAAATCCCCTGTTACTAACTTCAAAGCACACTTGGAGTTCAAGGTAATCAACAAACCCAAGAAAAAGAAGAAAAACAAAAGAACTAATGATGGCAATAGTGGTGTCTATATTCAGCAACGTTATGAGATCCAAATCCTAGACTCCCATGGTCATGATGATGACTACCAAAATTATGACTGTGCCTCCATTTATAAATTTAAAAAACCAGACCAAATTGCCTGCAAGCCCGCCGGTGAATGGCAAAGCTATGACATCGAATTTCATGCTGCTAAATGGGATGGGGACAAAAAAGTGGCAAATGCTCGCCTCACCCTAATCCACAATGGTGTTAAAGTTCACGACAATGTTGAAATTCCCGATAAAACAGGAAACGGGAAAAAAGAAACTCCTCAGGCCTTTCCACTTCGCCTTCAAGATCACGGTAATCCAGTTCAATTTAGAAACTTCTGGCTCCAAGAAATCAAATGAAACACCTACTCATGATTGCAGTAGTCTTAGCCTTTGTTATGACTTCACAGGCTAAGCCCAAGAAGAAAGGCAAGGCTGATCCCGTTGCACAAAAACTCTTCGAAACAAATTGCCTAGCCTGTCATGATCCAATAAAAATGATTGCAGGTCCCACCCTTCACGAGATCCATAAAATTTACCAGGGGAACCCCACTGGCATCGTAACTTGGGCTAAAAAACCAGGTCGTAAGAGAACCGAAGGCATTGCGATGCCCGCAATGGCGCATATTGCCGATGCAGATCTCAAACTCATTGCCGATTATATGCTCTACGCAGGCTCTAAAGTTTCTCGAAAAGCCCTTCGTGCCAACAATATTTTTAAAGAAGAATTAGCTAGAACTCAAAGAAGTTTTATGCCTGATTCCAGTGTTGTATCTTTTGCTCTACGATACAATGATGACCTTTCAGTTTGCTGGGATGCTGAAAAGGGAATGACCCGCTACATCTGGAAAGGAAAAATCGATCCTCTATCTCATTTCACGGGGAACGGTAAAGTTATTCCTGCCATTGTTGGTGAAGTCATTGCTAAATCTTCCCAACAACCCTTTTCAGGACTAGAGGGAAAAATAAATTTACAAGGTTACAAAATAAATTCAGATGGTCTACCAACATTTTTCTATCAACGAGGCTCTGTAAAAATTCATGAAACTCACAGTGGTGAAAATGGGAACATAAGCTGGAGCTATAAGGTCTCTGGTCTAAGCTCACTCACTTATCAACTCCCAAAAGTTCAGGGCTACAAAGTGTCTTGTGACAAAGGTAAAAATGATAATGGTCTGGTTCTTTTGAACAAAAATGAACTTAATAATTTCACCATAAATTTAACTAAGGAGAATTAATATGAAATACTTATTCCTATTCATAAGCCTCCTAATTTCTGTACAACTAAGTGCCGGTTATCAAATAGAGCGAATCGACACTCCAAAAGGTGTTGATGCCCAAATCGGTGGAATGGCATTTATGCCCGATGGGCGCTTGGCCGTATCATTCAACTACGGAAAAATTTTCACCTACAACCCAATTATTAAAGAGTGGAAACTCTTTGCAGAGGGGCTTCACCTTCCTTTGGGCATGCTGGCCATTAACAATCACGAACTCATGGTCATGCAACGCCCTGAACTAACGCGTGTGATTGATTCAAATAAAGATGGCAAGGCTGATACATACCTGAAGTTTAACGACGATTTTGGCCTCTCCGGCAATTACCATGAATTTAATTTTGGTCCAGTCCAAGATAGCGATGGCAACTTTTACATCGGCCTCAATGTCGCCTCAAATAACGGTGGCATTCTCGCAGAACCAAGAGGAAAATTCCTCAGCTACGACATCGAGAAAAAAAATCTTGAGGGCAAATATAACCAAAAACTCGTTAAAAAAACAGTCACTCGCATGTATAGCTGCGTCCCCTATCGCGGTTGGATTATGAAAATTGATTCCAAAGGTAATGCTACCCCCTATGCGTCTGGTGTGCGTTCTCCCAATGGCTTGGGTTTTGACCACAAAGGTCGTCTTTTTGTAAGTGATAATCAGGGAGACTGGCTCGGAACCAGTAAGCTACATCACATCCGTGAGGGCGCCTTTCACGGTCACCCAGCATCATTAATTTGGAAGAAAAATTGGACCAAGGACCCTAAAAAAATCCCCGTAAAAGAACTCGACGAAATGCGTCAGCCCGCGGCGGCCCTCTTCCCACAAGGCATTTTAGCTAACAGCCCGACTCAACCGCTTCTCGATGATACCAAAGGAAAATTTGGTCCATTTTCTAATCAATTGTTTGTGGGTGAAATGAACCTCAAGCGTCTCTTACGCTTCATTCCCGATGAAGTCAATGGCACCGTTCAGGGCACCCTCATTCCATTTCTCGATGGCAATGATCTGGGAAATGGCAATAATCGCCTCGCTTTCGATAAAGACGGCGCTTTATGGGTTGGTAAGACTCACCTCTCCTGGGCTGGCGATGAAGGCATAAAGAAAATAACCTGGGATGGCAAAACCGATTTTGATGTCCTTAGCGTTAAACAAATCCCCAATGGCTTTCGCATAAATTTCACTCAGAAACTAGACGAAAAAACAGCGTCTGAAGCATCGAATTATCTCGTCAAAAAATATCGTTTCGATTATAACTCTAAATATGGTTCGCCACGGAAAAACGAAACAAAGCTTAAGCCTTCAAAAATTAGTATAAGTCAAGATGGCATGAGTTTAGAAATAACTTTCCCAGAGTTGAGTCAAGGACATGTCTATCAATTTGAACTAGACAAGCTCAAAAGCGCCAAGGGGCAAAACCTAGCTAGCGCATTGTTTTGCTATAACTTGATTAAAAAGCACAGTCATCCCATAAGAAATTATAATTTGGACTAACTGAAAGTAAGTCTGACTTCATTGAGTACTTTAGATTACCACAAATAAAGGAACTACAATGAAGCCAAACAAGAGTAATTTATCGACCTTAAAACAGATCTGCCAATTAATTCCACCTCACATAGTCAATAAACTTGCTAAGAAGCATGGAATAAAGACCCGAAAATTTAGTTCGTGGAGTCACGTCGTAAGTTTATTATATACTCAGCTCTCTCATGCTTTAAGTTTAAATGATGTATGTGATGGTTTACATTATCACTCCAGTGCATTATTTCAGATTAGAGGTGCGACAGCACCCAAAAGAAACACTTTCTCTAATGCCAACCGAACACGGGATGCAGCAATGGCGGAAGATTTGTTTTGGGAAGTTTTAAATTCACTGCAGTCTCAACTTCCTAGCTTTGGTTTAGATAAACAGAATTCAAACTTCCCAAAACGTTTCAAAAGAGCCGTATATGCGGTTGATTCTACGACAATTCAGTTAGTAGCGCATTGTTTGAACTGGGCTAAACATCGTCGCCGCAAAGCTGCGGCTAAATGTCATATGCAATTAAACCTTCAGACCTTTTTACCTTCCTATGCAATTGTTAAAGAAGCTAATACTCACGATTCACAGAAGCCAAGGAGATGTGTGCTACTATTAAAGACAGTGAAATCGTTGTGTTCGATAAAGCTTATGTCGATTTCAAACACCTTTATCATCTTGATATCCGGGGAGTCAATTGGGTGACCCGTTCTAAAGACAATATGACTTATGATATAATCGAGGAACGATCCTCTAAAAGTAATATTATATCAGATCAACTCATTAAACTGAATGGTGTGAATACCGAAAAACATTATCCCAAAATACTCCGTTTGGTTGCCGCTAATGTTGAGATTGATGGAAAAATGAAGGTCCTGAAATTTCTAAGCAATAATTTACAGTGGGCACCAAGCTCTATCGC from Lentisphaera araneosa HTCC2155 includes:
- a CDS encoding 3-keto-disaccharide hydrolase; this encodes MKLFLSLSLIFVSILTASEKPTDAIQLIGQDGTVDLVNEKNPEGPLGWVFKDGILTVGKGHIITKSPVTNFKAHLEFKVINKPKKKKKNKRTNDGNSGVYIQQRYEIQILDSHGHDDDYQNYDCASIYKFKKPDQIACKPAGEWQSYDIEFHAAKWDGDKKVANARLTLIHNGVKVHDNVEIPDKTGNGKKETPQAFPLRLQDHGNPVQFRNFWLQEIK
- a CDS encoding type II secretion system protein; this encodes MKKYFSLVEMMAVLAIVAILTSLLVPALRKARRAARDLSCLNNLNQQGQIYHIFAIDNDNKFPLEYAESRRNSNIIRKGGYGSDWGRYRNQGLIHQEGYDFPIETLACPTFDESGILADDSSAMKDKDKMVITGVNRDNLDTLPDHEQTKIHYSVRPVDLSDSIKRFTPMRLFNGHGLISCGLYPLRRGFMFHDLRGTNAVYGDGSARFVKNTNGWLTALTENSDDAHKDKRYYNRINVNGKYYPNNVKKDNTANENTQTNLDLDGGVWFFIDSAH
- a CDS encoding c-type cytochrome; protein product: MKHLLMIAVVLAFVMTSQAKPKKKGKADPVAQKLFETNCLACHDPIKMIAGPTLHEIHKIYQGNPTGIVTWAKKPGRKRTEGIAMPAMAHIADADLKLIADYMLYAGSKVSRKALRANNIFKEELARTQRSFMPDSSVVSFALRYNDDLSVCWDAEKGMTRYIWKGKIDPLSHFTGNGKVIPAIVGEVIAKSSQQPFSGLEGKINLQGYKINSDGLPTFFYQRGSVKIHETHSGENGNISWSYKVSGLSSLTYQLPKVQGYKVSCDKGKNDNGLVLLNKNELNNFTINLTKEN
- a CDS encoding sulfatase-like hydrolase/transferase, which translates into the protein MKMRTFFILLMLLIHSAWASDKSSHTNFIIIFLDDAGWEDFQPFGKDHYLTPKVKQLADEGGVYSQFYVPQAVCSSSRAALLSGSYPGRNKVFGAHGPNGKGLPTQFATIAEQNRW
- a CDS encoding DUF7133 domain-containing protein, which codes for MKYLFLFISLLISVQLSAGYQIERIDTPKGVDAQIGGMAFMPDGRLAVSFNYGKIFTYNPIIKEWKLFAEGLHLPLGMLAINNHELMVMQRPELTRVIDSNKDGKADTYLKFNDDFGLSGNYHEFNFGPVQDSDGNFYIGLNVASNNGGILAEPRGKFLSYDIEKKNLEGKYNQKLVKKTVTRMYSCVPYRGWIMKIDSKGNATPYASGVRSPNGLGFDHKGRLFVSDNQGDWLGTSKLHHIREGAFHGHPASLIWKKNWTKDPKKIPVKELDEMRQPAAALFPQGILANSPTQPLLDDTKGKFGPFSNQLFVGEMNLKRLLRFIPDEVNGTVQGTLIPFLDGNDLGNGNNRLAFDKDGALWVGKTHLSWAGDEGIKKITWDGKTDFDVLSVKQIPNGFRINFTQKLDEKTASEASNYLVKKYRFDYNSKYGSPRKNETKLKPSKISISQDGMSLEITFPELSQGHVYQFELDKLKSAKGQNLASALFCYNLIKKHSHPIRNYNLD
- a CDS encoding DUF1588 domain-containing protein, which gives rise to MIKFHCQSCQQKLSAPEEFSGTDVQCPSCHYLNTIPEVVETCETITFKFLCHSCDQKLSIDTELIGTYINCPACSSTISVPDNNSFEEDLNNTRVDAEHSTKSPRPSRHKTIRAQKLKKQTKSSSRKAKHTRIKAKKKSSKAPVISILFILITIGVIIGFQNLSNEEKQVSVANGSHSSLDKEITASQKTTHGLRSQDIRALEKKVQGLKPFLTKYCFECHNEEKEKGGIRLDNIDYKFNDSASVHMWQDVLDVLNIEEMPPEDKAQPSADELTDFIGDIAQNIKLAHKRLAATGGKISMRYLTKREYLSSVTDLFGVDIPEDFLPDEVSPEFDTIGSDQYFSLKQYEQFYKAGRKVVETNIIDITAPFDSNTIRYDPEILPAKKAKEYYLRMKAVKKLIEANAPLSEITKVDPHIADQGQLEIFKRRYNGKLAKAIKKYNQTNIPGVAENVIYKKTLRPNSLYKVTVTALSFSEKKKGKKEKTAVAYINHERTTLNFDSKSGTMTSSEASFKTGLFDSNVLIRIKGHEDDIYDYLSLTGPFKLKEKKMTFFKSLVSPITKKSNASESEIAELLTKFAERAFRYQGVDKDYITALLKLYRLERENGKDIGNSLIEPLTAILTAPAFLYIKEKNDGKRNKLTQSEFAIRMAYFLWRAPPDKELYELAESNKLFAQGVLRNQFERMLSSNKADHFLVDFINQWSDIERFDEIDIPGDLGKGGFPYSARREIGEFFKVLVRENLPVDNMIASDFVVADHRLSGHYGFKKKSFKGFKKFKLPDLNSESSVGPRGGMLTQFAFLIMGTNDSRTSPTIRGTLIREKFLFDEPPPPPPNVPAIEPPKGAKLTVRQLVDRHMSIPQCASCHKKIDPIGLGLENFDYLGQWRTEELIKAEPVNNTRKGKAKTKTTPPETVPVLANGHLDGESFKDFKGLQRVLLKHKDKLAMSIFESMMSYGIGRKIEFVDDAEIQEILSKMKKKNYPLKEMVFEILSSQMFATK
- a CDS encoding DUF1552 domain-containing protein, yielding MSLITNTYSRRSFLKSASACLALPYLETFASTGSKATKGPIKRMLFLSQGYGFLPSFYPKESGKFSKIGLTEGLSPLKRHKDDITLLGNLLNVGAAGPHAGSLTFLTGAPQSNKFKNTISCDQVAAEHLCKNNRYAHLTLSTKENSGHGGCLSLAWNKQGSPIPGLNTSLELYKKLFSADESPEQVRRRIQTRRSVLDSLKVNAKSISHQIARTDLEKLDEYYQTIRQVELGLERQIKWANTPKPKSPFGHHPNYIDGEAEVKLMFDMIALAFQTDQTRVATYMMPSQSVLSSMGITTLVHALSHYNVSEERKQQAGLRDKKCTELFAYLLDRLKGTKDPDGRSVYDSCIVSYGTNIKSAHGIKGFPLFLSGGGIKNLRLGESIKLPKNTPLQNVWLTLLQETGIDIDTFSHSTGRLDQLIS